One stretch of Thermus caldifontis DNA includes these proteins:
- a CDS encoding TraG/VirB4 family ATPase — MTALLPYWEIQDGLMVLSDGRVELGVLLELNPTLFVPTSYIEGLVGVIKSILRNAVPEGSRARLIVEVAPASPERVEAYKDAFNPSHPVSRFLAEVRYGAWRQAWEAQRILERRAYLTVVLGRVRHKRRRVPFTRGEWQELLQEAAAVRERLIQSAMAYRIRAIPLGDQDIFALAYRYLNPDLALATTPSYQPTWQRYPREAIRRVPSLRPPTLRALLGRSEVDNSYREALYVGGMWVGMLALYTVPDETFAEMGDVLAQAGGSRFYLVMDFLHERHELALRALKARARRYYSASQSGTYVDPNVRVGQAETEGAITHISQTGDHVFQVGVALVLLEKERRALDGRIAQAMSALAKVPGNPFRVLRNGLLTPWLNAAPFSGGMLDERVYLLETNAAHFFPTTGAWKGSPRPLAAFRNRQGALIYVDPFDRRLRNYNGIVVGGSGSGKTFTVQYLISELLRDDSVSVVILDRGKNYQPLVEAFGGALVEIRPGAGTSVNPFDLDEGQVEPTPEKKGDLLKIIRAMVPPGDDKTEEAVENALLEAAIEQTYKRATTVDLLPDGREEKRYLGAQLRDLVKTLLTLDEVGGRSVSPAEKDVARSLALRLQSWTGDTPMGTFVDRPTNVPVSSARVVCYELEGLDTYEGLDVVGTMLMANLIWKRAKEGKERGEERRTLVILDEAWKVFKNKYAATLVEELYRRFRHLGGGIWSITQSLQDFQGESAGRIIQNTTWFFLLRLQGEDEYVQALFGLPDRAMAVFRTLGGVKGLFSEAMVWTVRDDLREGDVLQLWPTPYDYWLFTTDQQDMARRRKVVEAFGGDVVGAVIALAEGRA, encoded by the coding sequence TTGACCGCCCTTCTTCCCTATTGGGAGATCCAGGACGGCCTCATGGTGCTCTCGGATGGGAGGGTGGAGCTGGGGGTCCTCCTGGAGCTCAACCCCACCCTCTTTGTGCCCACGTCCTACATAGAGGGCCTGGTGGGGGTTATCAAGTCCATCCTGCGCAACGCCGTCCCGGAGGGGAGCCGGGCCAGGCTTATCGTGGAGGTGGCCCCCGCCTCCCCGGAGCGGGTGGAGGCCTATAAGGACGCCTTCAACCCCAGCCACCCCGTGTCCCGGTTTTTGGCGGAGGTCCGTTATGGCGCGTGGCGGCAGGCATGGGAGGCCCAGCGCATTTTGGAGCGGCGGGCCTACCTCACCGTCGTGCTGGGCAGGGTCCGCCACAAGCGCAGGCGGGTGCCGTTCACCCGGGGCGAGTGGCAGGAGCTTCTGCAGGAGGCCGCCGCCGTACGTGAGCGCCTTATCCAAAGCGCCATGGCCTACCGCATCCGGGCTATTCCCCTGGGGGACCAGGATATCTTCGCCCTCGCCTACCGCTATCTGAACCCTGACCTGGCCCTGGCTACCACCCCCAGCTACCAACCCACCTGGCAGCGCTACCCCCGGGAGGCCATCCGCCGGGTACCCAGCCTTAGGCCACCCACCTTGCGCGCCCTCTTGGGCCGTAGCGAGGTGGACAACTCCTACCGGGAGGCGCTCTATGTGGGTGGGATGTGGGTGGGCATGCTGGCCCTCTACACCGTGCCCGATGAAACCTTTGCCGAGATGGGGGACGTCCTGGCCCAGGCAGGGGGTAGCCGCTTCTACTTGGTGATGGACTTCCTCCATGAGCGGCATGAACTGGCCTTGCGCGCCCTTAAGGCCAGGGCCAGGCGGTACTATTCCGCCAGCCAATCGGGCACCTATGTGGACCCCAATGTCAGGGTGGGCCAGGCCGAAACCGAGGGGGCCATAACCCACATCTCACAGACGGGGGACCATGTCTTCCAAGTGGGGGTGGCCCTGGTGCTCCTGGAAAAGGAGCGACGGGCCTTGGATGGGCGGATCGCCCAGGCCATGTCCGCCCTAGCCAAGGTCCCGGGCAACCCCTTCAGGGTGCTGCGCAACGGCCTGCTCACACCCTGGCTGAATGCCGCCCCCTTTTCTGGGGGGATGCTGGACGAACGGGTGTACCTCCTCGAGACCAATGCCGCTCACTTTTTCCCCACCACGGGTGCATGGAAGGGAAGCCCAAGGCCCCTAGCCGCCTTCCGCAACCGGCAGGGGGCGCTCATCTATGTGGACCCCTTCGATCGGAGGCTTCGCAACTACAACGGCATCGTGGTGGGGGGATCGGGGAGCGGGAAGACCTTCACCGTGCAGTACCTGATCTCCGAACTCCTGCGGGACGACAGTGTGAGCGTGGTGATCCTCGACCGGGGCAAGAACTACCAGCCCCTGGTGGAGGCCTTTGGCGGAGCCCTGGTGGAGATCCGGCCTGGGGCGGGCACCAGCGTGAACCCCTTTGACCTGGACGAGGGGCAGGTGGAACCTACCCCCGAGAAGAAGGGGGACCTGCTCAAAATCATCCGGGCCATGGTGCCCCCCGGGGACGACAAGACCGAGGAGGCCGTTGAAAACGCCCTCCTTGAGGCGGCCATCGAGCAGACCTACAAGAGGGCGACCACCGTGGACCTCTTGCCCGATGGGCGGGAGGAGAAAAGGTACCTGGGCGCCCAGCTGAGGGATCTGGTGAAGACCCTTCTGACCCTGGATGAGGTGGGGGGGCGGAGCGTATCGCCAGCGGAGAAGGATGTGGCCCGGAGCCTGGCCTTGCGCCTGCAAAGCTGGACCGGCGACACCCCCATGGGCACCTTCGTGGACCGGCCCACCAATGTGCCCGTTTCCAGTGCCCGAGTGGTCTGCTACGAGCTAGAGGGTTTGGATACCTATGAGGGGTTGGATGTGGTGGGCACCATGCTCATGGCCAACCTCATCTGGAAGCGGGCCAAGGAGGGAAAGGAGCGAGGGGAGGAGCGGCGGACCCTGGTGATCCTGGACGAGGCCTGGAAGGTATTCAAAAACAAGTACGCCGCCACCCTGGTGGAGGAGCTCTACCGCCGGTTCCGGCACCTGGGGGGCGGGATATGGTCCATCACCCAAAGCCTCCAGGACTTCCAGGGGGAAAGCGCCGGGCGCATCATTCAGAACACCACCTGGTTCTTCCTCTTGCGCCTGCAAGGGGAAGACGAGTATGTGCAGGCCCTCTTCGGCCTGCCTGACCGGGCCATGGCCGTTTTCCGCACCCTGGGAGGCGTCAAGGGCCTCTTCAGTGAGGCCATGGTGTGGACTGTCCGGGACGATCTCCGGGAGGGGGATGTGCTGCAGCTGTGGCCCACCCCTTATGACTACTGGCTCTTCACCACGGACCAGCAGGACATGGCCAGGCGGCGCAAGGTGGTGGAGGCCTTCGGAGGGGACGTGGTGGGTGCCGTCATAGCCCTGGCGGAGGGAAGAGCATGA
- a CDS encoding TrbC/VirB2 family protein, translating to MAVLARIKAFFGSEHGRFLVLALLASVVLLSGVAHAQADQAFNNVTAALCTIIRYLKGPVGLGIIVLMFAIGGISLAIGGRNAMPLMIGAGVGGIIVAAAPYFAKMFITTSESLPAACNNIL from the coding sequence ATGGCTGTACTGGCACGGATCAAGGCGTTTTTCGGTTCCGAGCACGGCAGGTTCTTGGTGCTGGCCCTCCTGGCCAGCGTGGTGCTCCTGTCTGGCGTGGCCCACGCCCAGGCCGACCAGGCGTTCAACAACGTGACCGCCGCCCTTTGCACCATCATCAGGTACCTGAAGGGGCCTGTAGGTCTGGGGATCATCGTGCTCATGTTCGCTATCGGGGGCATCTCCCTGGCCATCGGGGGGCGCAACGCCATGCCCCTCATGATTGGGGCCGGCGTAGGGGGCATCATCGTCGCAGCGGCACCCTACTTCGCCAAGATGTTCATCACTACCAGCGAAAGCCTGCCCGCCGCCTGCAACAACATCCTCTAG
- a CDS encoding helix-turn-helix domain-containing protein: MSGRRQTDQPLPPRILAIIERRKELGLTQEELARRAGFSVSLMAKIERGAVDPRSLSTANLVGLAKVLGLPLSVLLDERLEGLDEVKPLPIPIYTSADAAFAGKGTGRMGVLGHEDLPKGALWERLVFLELPSRLLVSPSLPFAPTKPSRLLVEMRPLLSPKGVYAGRYQGHPALFTQEDVERGSFPLYPLARDLPTLWVEGDKPEVLGLVRAMWTWL, from the coding sequence ATGTCCGGCCGTAGACAAACCGATCAACCCTTGCCGCCCCGTATCCTCGCCATCATAGAGCGGCGAAAGGAACTGGGGCTCACCCAGGAAGAACTGGCTAGACGAGCAGGTTTTTCGGTGAGCCTTATGGCCAAGATTGAGCGGGGGGCTGTGGATCCCCGGTCCCTATCCACGGCCAACCTGGTGGGCTTGGCCAAGGTGCTGGGCCTTCCCCTGTCGGTGCTGCTGGACGAACGGCTGGAAGGCCTGGACGAGGTTAAGCCCCTTCCCATCCCCATCTACACGAGCGCAGATGCCGCCTTTGCTGGCAAGGGCACAGGGCGTATGGGGGTGCTCGGCCATGAGGACCTACCCAAGGGGGCCCTTTGGGAGCGCTTGGTCTTCTTGGAGCTACCTTCTCGGCTCCTGGTTTCCCCCTCCCTCCCCTTTGCTCCCACCAAGCCCAGCCGCCTCCTGGTGGAGATGCGTCCCCTCCTGTCCCCCAAGGGGGTCTATGCGGGGCGCTACCAGGGGCATCCGGCCCTCTTCACCCAAGAGGACGTGGAAAGGGGCAGCTTCCCCCTCTATCCCTTGGCCCGCGACCTCCCTACCCTGTGGGTAGAGGGGGATAAGCCCGAGGTGTTGGGGCTCGTGAGGGCCATGTGGACGTGGCTCTGA
- a CDS encoding RNA-guided endonuclease InsQ/TnpB family protein — translation MSLLSVKCKLIPDASTAEKLSRTVNQFTQACNYALQVARRDNVWNTFALQRAVYRELRERFGLSANLAVRAIARVGKRKGHKVGGFKATSVDYDQRILSVNLDTEVVSLSTVDGRVKVPMRIAGYQRHLLRSARSIQGGQLVRGRDSWYIHLWCEYDDPPPITPKGFLGVDLGIVNIATDSDGETYSGKHLNSVRHRYRRLRRKLQKKGTKSAKRLLKKLSGKEHRFANDVNHRISKRLVVKAQRTGRGLALEDLRGIRERVRLRKPQRATLHSWAFRDLVRKLQYKAERAGVPLVFVDPRNTSRQCPACGHTDKANRPTQALFRCVVCGYSGLADHFAAVNIGRRAAVIQPNAGA, via the coding sequence ATGTCCCTCCTGTCCGTCAAGTGCAAGCTGATACCCGACGCGAGTACAGCCGAAAAGCTCTCCCGCACAGTGAACCAGTTTACCCAGGCCTGTAACTACGCCCTTCAGGTAGCCCGCAGGGACAACGTTTGGAACACGTTCGCCCTCCAGCGTGCGGTCTACCGTGAGCTTCGGGAGCGCTTTGGCCTCAGTGCCAACCTGGCGGTGCGGGCCATTGCCCGCGTGGGCAAGCGCAAGGGACACAAAGTGGGCGGGTTCAAGGCTACCAGTGTGGACTACGACCAGCGCATCCTCTCGGTTAACCTGGACACCGAAGTGGTCAGCCTCTCGACTGTTGACGGGCGGGTGAAGGTGCCCATGCGCATCGCCGGGTATCAGCGCCATCTGCTCCGAAGCGCTAGGAGCATTCAGGGCGGGCAACTGGTCAGGGGCCGGGATTCTTGGTACATCCACCTGTGGTGTGAGTACGACGACCCACCCCCCATTACCCCAAAAGGCTTTCTTGGGGTTGACCTCGGCATCGTGAATATCGCCACCGATTCGGACGGGGAAACCTACTCGGGGAAGCACCTGAACTCGGTCCGGCACCGCTACCGCCGTCTTCGCAGGAAGTTGCAAAAGAAAGGCACAAAATCGGCTAAGCGGCTCCTGAAGAAGCTTTCGGGCAAGGAACATCGTTTCGCTAACGACGTCAACCACCGCATCAGCAAACGCCTCGTGGTCAAGGCTCAACGCACCGGACGCGGTCTCGCCCTGGAAGACCTCCGGGGCATCCGCGAACGGGTACGGCTTCGGAAGCCCCAGAGGGCCACGTTGCATAGCTGGGCGTTTCGTGACTTGGTCCGGAAGCTCCAGTACAAAGCCGAACGGGCCGGGGTACCGCTGGTCTTTGTGGACCCGCGCAACACCTCCCGGCAGTGCCCAGCCTGCGGGCACACCGATAAGGCCAATCGTCCCACGCAGGCGCTCTTTCGCTGTGTGGTCTGCGGGTACTCTGGGCTTGCAGACCACTTCGCGGCGGTCAATATTGGCCGCCGGGCTGCCGTCATCCAGCCGAACGCGGGGGCATGA
- a CDS encoding ParA family protein, with translation MRQKLTPLSEWARREDIPHSTARKMVAEGRIRAQKIGDRWYVVEDIPEDAIKGGMVLTLFTHAGGAGKTSLARDLGFELASRGKRVLLVDMDPQANLSAWLGFEDVGERDTVLPVFEGADLPAPKGVYPNLDLIPSHVELARGEVSLSREPHNTFALRAALNALRERYDYILVDSLPSLGSLAATAALAADGLVVPVELSRKGVQALGTVIGVAEAYGKALMRMRLWSGRFFVFLVVPTHAEGTARDREVLRLLQERLGEKVPVAPALSRRPAVYREAQTRGIPVQLVGSPEVVAELRGVADLVESLVKKRLEEVGV, from the coding sequence ATGCGCCAAAAGCTTACTCCCCTTAGCGAATGGGCACGGCGGGAGGACATTCCCCACTCCACGGCCAGGAAGATGGTGGCCGAAGGGCGCATCCGGGCACAGAAGATCGGGGACCGCTGGTATGTGGTGGAGGACATTCCCGAGGACGCCATTAAGGGGGGTATGGTGCTCACCCTTTTCACCCATGCGGGCGGGGCGGGGAAGACCTCCCTGGCTCGGGACCTGGGGTTTGAGCTGGCCTCGAGGGGGAAGAGGGTTCTCTTGGTGGACATGGATCCCCAGGCGAACCTGTCAGCCTGGTTGGGTTTTGAGGACGTGGGGGAGCGGGATACCGTGCTCCCTGTTTTTGAGGGGGCGGATCTGCCCGCTCCCAAGGGGGTATACCCGAACCTGGACCTCATTCCCAGCCATGTGGAGCTGGCCAGGGGGGAGGTATCCCTTTCCCGGGAACCCCACAACACCTTTGCCCTGAGGGCGGCTCTAAATGCGCTCCGGGAGAGGTACGACTACATTCTGGTGGATTCCCTTCCCTCCTTAGGAAGCCTGGCGGCGACGGCGGCCTTGGCCGCGGATGGGTTGGTGGTCCCGGTGGAGCTGAGCCGGAAGGGCGTGCAGGCCCTGGGTACGGTTATCGGGGTTGCTGAGGCCTACGGGAAAGCGTTGATGCGGATGCGCCTTTGGAGTGGGCGCTTCTTCGTCTTTCTTGTGGTGCCTACACATGCGGAGGGAACGGCTCGGGACCGTGAGGTGCTACGCCTGTTACAGGAAAGGCTGGGGGAAAAGGTGCCGGTGGCCCCTGCCCTGAGCCGGCGACCCGCTGTGTACCGCGAGGCTCAAACCCGGGGCATTCCTGTGCAGCTGGTGGGTTCGCCTGAGGTGGTGGCGGAGCTTAGGGGGGTAGCGGATTTGGTGGAGAGCTTGGTCAAGAAACGCTTGGAGGAGGTAGGTGTATGA
- a CDS encoding ParB/RepB/Spo0J family partition protein: protein MKRSPIEHFLPPELVERLEIDRRQVGWDALPLSALRPRPQPRRRFEEASLKALAESVRAHGVLEPLLVRKVGEGYEIIAGERRYRAAGLAGLTEVPVVVLEVDERTAQALALMENLQREDLNPYEETLGILDLLALELGKGREEVVSLLHRMRDETRGKVPRNVTGSPEAQKVVEMFRTLGRMDWQSFVRNRLPLLNLPEDLQEALLRGAIPYTAALELKKVKDLSLRRALLEEAEAGLSLRDLRAKVREVGKPKAKAAPYRDLLRRLSSLDLDTLPPEVREEVEGYLQALARKLGLEAR from the coding sequence ATGAAGCGTAGCCCCATCGAGCATTTTTTGCCCCCGGAGTTGGTGGAGCGCCTAGAGATAGATCGCCGGCAGGTTGGTTGGGACGCTCTTCCCCTGTCCGCCCTGCGCCCCCGCCCCCAGCCCCGGCGCCGCTTTGAGGAGGCCTCCCTAAAGGCCCTGGCGGAGTCGGTCCGGGCCCACGGGGTCCTGGAGCCCCTCCTGGTGCGCAAGGTGGGGGAGGGGTACGAGATCATCGCCGGGGAGAGGCGCTACCGGGCGGCAGGGCTGGCGGGCCTCACGGAGGTGCCGGTGGTGGTGCTGGAGGTGGACGAGAGGACGGCCCAGGCCCTCGCCCTCATGGAGAACCTGCAGCGGGAGGACCTGAACCCCTACGAGGAAACCCTGGGCATCCTGGACCTCCTGGCCCTGGAGCTGGGGAAGGGTAGGGAAGAGGTGGTGAGCCTCCTACACCGGATGCGGGATGAGACCAGGGGAAAGGTTCCCCGTAACGTTACGGGGAGCCCTGAGGCGCAGAAGGTGGTGGAGATGTTCCGCACCTTGGGCCGCATGGATTGGCAAAGCTTCGTTCGCAACCGCCTTCCCCTTCTGAACCTCCCCGAGGACCTCCAGGAGGCCCTCCTGCGGGGGGCCATCCCCTACACCGCCGCTCTGGAGCTGAAGAAGGTGAAGGACCTCTCTCTCCGCCGGGCCCTCCTGGAGGAGGCGGAGGCGGGGCTATCCCTGCGGGACCTCAGGGCCAAGGTACGGGAGGTGGGGAAGCCCAAGGCTAAGGCGGCCCCTTACCGGGACCTCCTGCGGCGCCTGTCCAGCCTGGACCTGGATACCCTCCCCCCGGAGGTGAGGGAAGAGGTGGAGGGATACCTGCAAGCCCTGGCGCGGAAGCTTGGTCTGGAAGCGAGATGA